From the Desulfarculaceae bacterium genome, one window contains:
- a CDS encoding LysR family transcriptional regulator, translating into MPKTKRKQENNAMAVGQAKQGQQLKGRLWLERDGQTYLSWGRVVLLERIKDKGSVSAAAKSMGMSFSHAWQLVESMNTLAPEPLVDKQAGGKGGGGAWLTPAGEKAVAEFWSLVGGFQEWIEAQKH; encoded by the coding sequence GAAAACAACGCCATGGCCGTGGGCCAGGCCAAGCAGGGCCAGCAGCTCAAGGGCCGCCTGTGGCTGGAGCGCGACGGGCAGACCTACCTCTCCTGGGGCCGGGTGGTGCTCCTGGAGCGCATCAAGGACAAGGGCTCGGTCTCCGCGGCAGCCAAGTCCATGGGCATGAGCTTTTCCCACGCCTGGCAACTGGTGGAGAGCATGAACACCCTGGCGCCCGAGCCCTTGGTGGACAAGCAGGCCGGAGGCAAGGGCGGCGGCGGGGCCTGGCTGACCCCGGCCGGCGAAAAGGCCGTGGCCGAGTTCTGGAGCCTGGTCGGCGGCTTCCAGGAGTGGATCGAGGCCCAGAAGCACTAG
- the modA gene encoding molybdate ABC transporter substrate-binding protein, which yields MRRCLAILLGLSLLLAGAAPVLAAPQPLLIFAAASTTNAVNQINQAFTKATGIKVTASFASSGTLAKQIANGAPADVFLSANVKWMDYLDKGGSLAPGTRSDLLRNRLVLIAPAKSPVQSVAVKPATDPLKLLGKGGFLAMGDPRHVPAGAYAKQAMITLGWWPKLDKHLALTANVRAALMLVERGEAALGAVYATDAKISQQVNVVGVFPADTHKPIVYPVALVKERDSQAAKRYLEFLRGPQAKEAFAAFGFEAYKK from the coding sequence ATGCGCCGTTGCTTGGCAATCCTGTTGGGCCTCAGTCTGCTCCTGGCCGGGGCCGCGCCGGTTTTGGCCGCGCCCCAGCCGCTGCTCATTTTCGCCGCCGCCTCCACCACCAACGCGGTGAACCAGATCAACCAGGCCTTTACCAAGGCCACGGGCATCAAGGTGACCGCTTCCTTTGCCTCTTCGGGCACCCTGGCCAAGCAGATCGCCAACGGCGCCCCGGCCGACGTGTTCCTCTCGGCCAACGTGAAGTGGATGGACTATCTGGACAAAGGCGGCAGCCTGGCCCCGGGCACCCGCTCCGACCTTTTGCGCAACCGCCTGGTGCTCATCGCGCCCGCCAAGTCGCCGGTGCAAAGCGTGGCCGTCAAGCCGGCCACCGACCCGCTCAAGCTGCTGGGCAAGGGCGGCTTTTTGGCCATGGGCGATCCGCGTCACGTGCCCGCCGGGGCTTACGCCAAGCAGGCCATGATCACTCTGGGCTGGTGGCCCAAGCTGGACAAGCACCTGGCCCTCACCGCCAACGTGCGCGCCGCCCTGATGCTGGTGGAGCGGGGCGAGGCGGCCCTGGGCGCGGTGTATGCCACCGACGCCAAGATCAGCCAGCAGGTGAACGTGGTGGGCGTGTTCCCGGCCGACACCCACAAGCCCATCGTCTACCCCGTGGCCCTGGTCAAGGAACGGGACAGCCAGGCGGCCAAGCGCTATCTGGAGTTCCTGCGCGGTCCCCAGGCCAAGGAGGCCTTCGCGGCCTTTGGATTCGAGGCATACAAGAAGTAG
- the modB gene encoding molybdate ABC transporter permease subunit: MQEVADLLTPFETEALRLSLKVAGWAVAGSLPVGILLAWLLARGHFPGKSLLDGLVHLPLVLPPVVTGYMLLLLLGRKGAVGAWLHDTLGISLAFNWKGAALAAAVMSLPLLVRAVRLSVESLDQGLEQAARTLGAGPVRTFFKVSLPLVLPGVLTGALLAFARSLGEFGATITFVSNIPGQTQTLPLALYSLVQMPGGEQGALRLCIIAVLVSLAALLVSEFINRRWAARLKG, translated from the coding sequence ATACAAGAAGTAGCTGATTTGCTGACCCCATTCGAGACAGAGGCCCTCAGGCTCAGCCTGAAGGTGGCGGGCTGGGCCGTGGCGGGCAGCCTGCCGGTGGGCATTCTCCTGGCCTGGCTTTTGGCCCGGGGCCATTTTCCGGGCAAGTCGCTCTTGGACGGCCTGGTGCATCTGCCCCTGGTGCTGCCCCCGGTGGTCACCGGCTACATGCTCCTGTTGCTCCTGGGCCGCAAAGGCGCGGTGGGGGCCTGGCTGCACGACACCCTGGGCATTTCCCTGGCCTTCAACTGGAAGGGGGCGGCCCTGGCCGCGGCGGTGATGTCCCTGCCGCTGCTGGTGCGGGCGGTGCGCCTGTCCGTGGAGAGCCTAGACCAGGGCCTGGAGCAGGCGGCGCGTACCCTGGGGGCCGGGCCGGTGCGCACCTTCTTCAAAGTCTCGCTGCCCCTGGTGTTGCCCGGCGTGCTCACCGGCGCGCTGTTGGCCTTTGCCCGCAGCCTGGGCGAATTCGGGGCCACCATCACCTTTGTCTCCAACATCCCCGGCCAGACCCAGACCCTGCCCCTGGCCCTGTACTCCCTGGTGCAGATGCCCGGCGGCGAGCAGGGGGCGCTGCGCCTGTGCATCATCGCGGTGCTGGTTTCCCTGGCCGCGCTGTTGGTCTCGGAGTTCATCAACCGGCGCTGGGCCGCCCGGCTGAAGGGCTGA